From one Geoalkalibacter halelectricus genomic stretch:
- a CDS encoding chemotaxis protein CheD encodes MAARFSMAGSLAEAPLTSNYFKNLPNADLCGHIFKVGPLYVVRCPLLKSQAVMRQLIGDQVVSILPGDYHATAEAICLSTLLGSCVAACLYDPVKRVIGMNHFLLCGTRSLTNTPLLFTESGRYGVHAMELLINAMLKLGAEKRNLRAKAFGGATIIASNATSPGVGELNCRFIRTFLENEKIPLLAEDLGGIHGRVIYFLPQDFSVLVRRIQKTSETDIARRERLLLERMKKRKEGRSRENELWD; translated from the coding sequence ATGGCGGCACGATTTTCCATGGCCGGAAGTCTAGCAGAAGCGCCATTGACGAGCAATTATTTTAAGAACTTGCCAAACGCGGACTTATGTGGTCATATTTTTAAAGTCGGTCCGTTGTACGTTGTCCGTTGTCCGTTGCTTAAGAGTCAGGCTGTCATGCGGCAACTTATTGGTGATCAGGTTGTTTCCATCCTGCCTGGCGACTATCACGCTACGGCCGAAGCTATTTGTCTTTCTACCCTGCTCGGCTCCTGCGTGGCCGCCTGCCTCTACGATCCGGTCAAAAGGGTCATCGGCATGAATCATTTTCTCCTGTGCGGCACGCGCAGCCTCACCAACACGCCTTTGCTGTTCACGGAATCGGGCCGTTACGGCGTTCATGCCATGGAACTGCTCATCAACGCCATGCTCAAGCTCGGCGCCGAGAAACGCAACCTGCGCGCCAAAGCCTTCGGCGGGGCGACCATCATTGCTTCCAATGCCACCAGTCCAGGTGTCGGCGAACTCAATTGCCGCTTTATTCGCACCTTCCTGGAAAACGAAAAAATCCCTCTTCTCGCTGAAGATCTCGGCGGCATTCACGGCCGGGTCATTTATTTTCTGCCCCAGGACTTCTCCGTTCTGGTGCGACGTATCCAAAAAACATCAGAAACCGACATTGCCCGGCGCGAACGACTCCTGTTGGAGCGCATGAAAAAACGGAAAGAAGGAAGATCTAGAGAAAATGAACTTTGGGATTGA
- a CDS encoding 4Fe-4S binding protein, which yields MIREIVTIDEEKCDGCGLCVPACAEGAIQIVDGKARLIADNLCDGLGACLGDCPRDAIKIIQREADAFDEEAVDEHLKKSGKPPLTAHAPESQVKPQAHGGCPSARLMEFSRKSEPQTTDEEAGERPSELRQWPIQMNLVPPTAPFFKDADLVLAADCAPFAFPEFHRDILKGKALAIGCPKLDDGKAYLEKLTAILRHNDIRSLTVVHMEVPCCTGLIMLARQAVADSGKDVPIETVKVGIQGDLKS from the coding sequence ATGATTCGTGAAATCGTAACAATCGACGAGGAAAAATGCGACGGCTGCGGCCTGTGCGTGCCCGCCTGTGCCGAAGGGGCGATTCAGATCGTTGACGGTAAGGCGCGCTTGATCGCCGACAATCTGTGCGACGGTTTGGGTGCCTGCCTGGGGGATTGCCCGCGCGACGCCATCAAAATCATTCAGCGCGAAGCTGATGCGTTTGACGAGGAGGCGGTGGACGAACATCTGAAAAAAAGCGGCAAGCCGCCCCTGACGGCCCATGCCCCGGAGTCTCAGGTTAAGCCTCAGGCACACGGCGGTTGTCCCTCGGCACGGCTGATGGAGTTTTCTCGCAAGAGCGAACCGCAGACAACCGATGAAGAAGCGGGCGAACGTCCGTCGGAACTGCGCCAGTGGCCTATTCAAATGAATCTGGTGCCGCCCACCGCGCCCTTTTTCAAGGATGCCGACCTGGTGTTGGCCGCCGATTGCGCGCCCTTTGCCTTTCCGGAATTTCACCGGGATATCCTCAAAGGTAAGGCGTTGGCCATCGGCTGCCCCAAACTCGACGACGGCAAGGCCTATCTGGAAAAACTCACCGCGATCCTGCGCCACAACGACATCCGCAGCCTGACCGTGGTGCACATGGAGGTGCCCTGCTGCACGGGGCTGATCATGCTCGCCCGGCAAGCCGTGGCCGACAGCGGTAAGGACGTGCCCATTGAAACCGTCAAGGTCGGAATTCAGGGCGATTTGAAGAGTTGA
- a CDS encoding Crp/Fnr family transcriptional regulator: MENRAAIKKCPLFAGVTDQDLERLEEVCRRRELQRGEVLFSQGEPAVGFYVVTEGKIKIYKLSPDGKERILHIVHEGESFAEAAIFADGLYPAFAESLSRSAVLFFPKKEFLNLLKEHSQIPINMIAGLSRFLRQFATQIEDLTFKDVPARLARYLVELAGDEAETVQLPISKSQLASRLGTVSETLSRTLRKLSDDDLIRVRGKDIDILDRDRLEDLAESTRESF; encoded by the coding sequence ATGGAAAATCGTGCCGCCATCAAAAAATGTCCATTGTTCGCCGGGGTGACCGACCAGGATCTCGAGCGCCTGGAGGAGGTTTGCCGTCGCCGGGAGCTGCAAAGGGGTGAGGTTCTTTTTTCCCAGGGTGAGCCGGCCGTGGGCTTTTATGTGGTGACGGAGGGGAAGATCAAAATTTACAAGCTCTCGCCCGACGGCAAGGAGCGCATTCTGCATATCGTGCACGAGGGTGAAAGCTTCGCCGAGGCGGCCATCTTCGCTGATGGTTTGTATCCCGCCTTTGCCGAGTCTTTGAGCCGCTCAGCCGTGCTTTTCTTTCCGAAGAAGGAATTTCTCAATCTTCTTAAGGAGCACTCCCAAATCCCCATCAACATGATTGCCGGCCTGTCGCGCTTTCTGCGGCAGTTCGCCACGCAGATCGAAGATCTCACCTTTAAGGACGTTCCGGCGCGTCTGGCCCGTTATCTGGTCGAGTTGGCCGGCGATGAAGCTGAAACCGTGCAACTGCCCATTTCCAAGAGCCAGTTGGCCTCGCGCCTGGGCACGGTCAGCGAAACCCTCTCGCGCACCCTGCGCAAACTCTCCGACGACGACCTCATCCGTGTGCGCGGCAAGGATATCGACATCCTCGACCGCGACCGCCTCGAAGACCTCGCTGAAAGCACCCGCGAATCGTTTTAG
- a CDS encoding nitrous oxide-stimulated promoter family protein, translating into MRTSGLDPKECKDLRVLAQFTAVYCRVHHEGPREPLSPREEWGTNIDLSRFQMCESCREFLDYAIERRLRCPLDPKPVCKHCRIHCYRPGHREKVRDVMRFSGKYLMKRGRLDLLWHYFF; encoded by the coding sequence ATGCGCACATCGGGACTTGATCCCAAGGAATGCAAGGATCTGCGGGTGCTGGCGCAGTTTACCGCGGTCTATTGCCGAGTCCACCACGAGGGGCCGCGTGAGCCATTGTCTCCGCGGGAGGAGTGGGGCACGAATATCGATCTGTCCAGATTTCAGATGTGTGAAAGCTGTCGGGAGTTTCTGGACTATGCCATCGAGCGGCGGTTGCGCTGTCCGCTGGACCCCAAGCCGGTCTGCAAGCATTGCAGGATTCACTGCTATCGGCCCGGACACCGCGAGAAGGTGCGCGACGTCATGCGTTTTTCGGGCAAGTACCTGATGAAGCGCGGGCGTCTTGACCTGCTGTGGCATTATTTTTTTTAA
- a CDS encoding DUF1365 family protein — MNSLIYHGEVSHSRLAPTQHGFRYPVYFYALDLDELPELARRNPFFGYNQLRPVALHDQDYLEPGRAPLREKLQRALQQAGMEGDVARVVLVTAARYLNYVFNPISFFYCYDESQRLLCVLVQVNNTFGEMHLYLLRDPAGDADEGRLRFQHDKEFHVSPFFSRQGHYQFTLSEPGTRLDNQIYYYQAQELMLVARLQGAAQALTTGNLLRTLAAYPLSAALTMPRILSQAARLYWRKKLPVHTRPVPEHAMTVRTVPPGWLDRMGRMVSFRYFSRLPQGELWIDLPDGSRQRFGKVDTKPSIHLKIRENRFFRRVLRSADIGFGEAYTDGDWTTDDLPGLLTLLAANDGVIDDRSILTATLGRGFNYLRHLLRANTLKGSARNIREHYDLSNDFFATFLDPSMTYSSARFASNDETLEQAQRNKLHAVMAKAEIASADHVLEIGCGWGSFALEAVKQTGCRVTGITLSREQLHLARERVRQAGLEDRIDLQLRDYRHIEGRYSKIVSIEMLEAVGHAGLKNFFAVCDRALLPGGKAVIQVITIADRKYAAYRFSSDWIRKYIFPGGHLPSVGALAGAIGASSRLRIESLEHFGLDYARTLVIWRQTLLKKRSQLHALGYDDHFVRTWDYYFAYCQAGFAAHVIDVAHLVLEKPHG, encoded by the coding sequence ATGAACTCGCTCATCTATCACGGAGAAGTCAGCCATTCGCGGCTGGCGCCGACGCAGCACGGTTTTCGCTATCCGGTGTATTTTTATGCCCTGGATCTCGATGAACTGCCCGAATTGGCGCGCCGCAATCCGTTTTTCGGCTATAACCAACTGCGGCCGGTGGCGCTGCATGACCAGGATTACCTGGAGCCGGGCCGGGCTCCGCTCAGGGAAAAACTCCAGCGGGCCTTGCAGCAGGCCGGGATGGAAGGGGATGTGGCGCGGGTGGTGCTGGTGACGGCCGCGCGCTATTTAAATTACGTGTTCAACCCCATCAGCTTTTTCTACTGCTACGACGAATCGCAGCGGTTGCTGTGCGTGCTGGTTCAGGTCAATAACACCTTCGGCGAAATGCATCTTTACCTGTTGCGTGATCCCGCGGGCGATGCGGATGAGGGTCGCCTGCGGTTCCAGCATGACAAAGAGTTTCACGTTTCGCCGTTTTTCAGTCGCCAGGGGCATTATCAGTTTACGCTGAGCGAACCGGGGACGCGTCTGGACAACCAGATTTATTACTATCAGGCGCAAGAGCTGATGTTGGTTGCGCGACTGCAGGGTGCGGCGCAGGCCCTGACTACCGGCAATCTGCTGCGCACCCTGGCCGCTTATCCGCTCAGTGCCGCCCTCACCATGCCGCGCATTCTCTCCCAGGCCGCTCGACTTTACTGGCGAAAGAAACTTCCGGTGCACACCCGGCCGGTGCCCGAGCATGCCATGACCGTTCGAACGGTCCCGCCGGGGTGGCTCGATCGCATGGGACGGATGGTCAGCTTTCGCTATTTTTCCCGGCTTCCCCAGGGTGAATTGTGGATCGACCTGCCCGACGGCAGCCGGCAACGGTTCGGGAAGGTCGATACCAAACCCTCAATCCACCTGAAGATTCGAGAAAACCGTTTCTTCCGGCGGGTGCTGCGTTCCGCGGATATCGGATTTGGTGAAGCCTACACCGATGGAGACTGGACGACGGATGATCTGCCCGGCTTGCTGACCCTGCTGGCCGCCAACGATGGGGTGATTGACGACCGCAGCATCCTTACGGCAACTCTGGGCCGCGGCTTCAATTATCTGCGGCATCTGCTGCGGGCCAACACCCTCAAGGGAAGCGCGCGCAATATTCGTGAGCACTACGATCTGAGCAACGATTTTTTCGCCACCTTTCTCGACCCGAGCATGACCTATTCCTCGGCCCGCTTCGCATCGAACGACGAAACCCTGGAGCAGGCGCAACGCAACAAGCTGCACGCGGTTATGGCCAAAGCCGAGATTGCCAGCGCGGATCATGTGCTGGAAATCGGTTGTGGCTGGGGCAGCTTCGCTCTTGAAGCGGTTAAACAGACCGGCTGTCGGGTGACCGGTATCACCTTGTCCCGGGAGCAACTGCATCTGGCCCGAGAGCGTGTGCGCCAGGCCGGACTTGAGGATCGCATCGATCTGCAGTTGCGAGACTATCGGCATATCGAAGGCCGCTATTCGAAAATCGTGTCCATTGAGATGCTTGAAGCCGTTGGTCATGCCGGCCTGAAGAATTTTTTTGCCGTCTGTGATCGCGCATTGCTGCCGGGCGGCAAAGCGGTGATTCAGGTGATCACCATCGCCGATCGCAAGTATGCCGCCTATCGCTTCAGTTCGGACTGGATCCGCAAGTATATCTTCCCCGGCGGGCATCTGCCCTCGGTGGGGGCCCTGGCAGGAGCCATTGGGGCTTCATCGCGTCTGAGAATTGAGAGCCTCGAACATTTCGGTCTCGATTACGCTCGCACCCTGGTGATCTGGCGGCAGACGCTCCTCAAAAAGCGTTCACAACTGCATGCGCTGGGCTACGATGACCATTTTGTGCGGACCTGGGACTATTATTTTGCCTACTGCCAGGCGGGTTTTGCCGCACACGTGATCGATGTGGCGCATCTGGTGCTGGAAAAGCCGCACGGCTAA
- the cobO gene encoding cob(I)yrinic acid a,c-diamide adenosyltransferase — MSYATPKLARGRVQVYTGNGKGKTTASLGLCLRAAGHGLHIHVLQFMKGSTVYGELEGARKLAPYLSIEQVGRDTFVSRDNPDPVDAAMARNGFDKARQLVLSGDYDLIVLDEINCAVDYGLISLEELKDLIRNKPAHTELVLTGRNAHPEIIEIADLVTEMREIKHYFNAGQVSREGIES; from the coding sequence ATGAGTTACGCAACGCCCAAGCTTGCCAGGGGGCGCGTCCAGGTTTACACCGGCAACGGCAAGGGGAAAACCACCGCCTCCCTGGGGTTGTGCCTGCGCGCCGCCGGCCATGGTCTGCACATCCACGTGCTGCAGTTCATGAAGGGCAGCACGGTTTACGGTGAACTGGAGGGAGCGCGCAAACTGGCTCCTTACCTCAGCATCGAGCAGGTCGGTCGTGATACCTTTGTCTCGCGTGACAATCCCGACCCGGTGGATGCGGCCATGGCCCGGAATGGATTTGATAAGGCCAGGCAGTTGGTGCTGAGCGGCGACTATGACCTGATCGTTTTGGATGAAATCAACTGCGCGGTGGATTACGGCCTGATCTCCCTGGAGGAACTCAAGGACCTGATCCGCAACAAGCCCGCGCATACCGAGCTGGTGTTGACGGGCCGCAACGCCCATCCGGAAATCATCGAAATAGCCGATCTGGTCACGGAAATGCGCGAAATAAAGCATTATTTCAACGCTGGACAAGTGTCTCGCGAAGGGATTGAAAGTTAA
- a CDS encoding cobalamin B12-binding domain-containing protein: MAERTLRLLVAKPGLDGHDRGAKIVARAFRDAGFEVIYTGLRQTPEQIVGTAIQEDVDAVTLSILSGAHNTLFPRVVNLLREKGAGDIPVFGGGIIPEDDIPGLKEAGVMEIFTPGTSTEVIVQWVKDNIKPQA; this comes from the coding sequence ATGGCTGAGAGAACCTTGCGTTTGCTGGTGGCCAAGCCCGGCCTGGACGGTCACGATCGCGGGGCCAAGATTGTGGCACGCGCTTTTCGCGATGCCGGTTTCGAGGTCATCTATACCGGATTGCGCCAAACCCCCGAGCAGATCGTCGGCACCGCCATTCAGGAGGATGTCGATGCCGTGACGCTGTCGATTCTGTCCGGGGCGCATAATACGCTCTTTCCCCGGGTGGTCAATCTGCTGCGCGAAAAGGGCGCCGGCGATATTCCCGTCTTTGGCGGCGGCATCATCCCCGAGGACGACATTCCCGGCTTGAAGGAAGCCGGTGTGATGGAGATTTTCACCCCCGGTACCAGCACCGAGGTGATTGTCCAGTGGGTCAAGGACAACATCAAACCCCAGGCCTGA
- a CDS encoding acyl-CoA thioesterase: MTTCRMTLRVRYAETDAQGIVHHSRYLVWFEEGRSDFLRQNGVRYTDFEKSGYFVVVVRAELDYKAPAFYEDEITVETTLVRQRGKVLEFSYQAFNDGGVLLATARTVHVVVDRNRKPVTLPAEFLEKLV; this comes from the coding sequence ATGACGACCTGCCGCATGACCCTGCGGGTGCGCTATGCGGAGACCGACGCCCAAGGGATCGTGCACCACTCGCGCTACCTGGTATGGTTTGAGGAGGGCCGGTCGGATTTTTTGCGGCAAAACGGTGTCCGCTATACGGATTTCGAGAAATCCGGCTATTTTGTCGTCGTGGTGCGTGCCGAACTGGATTATAAAGCGCCGGCTTTTTACGAGGATGAAATAACCGTTGAGACGACTCTGGTCAGGCAGCGCGGCAAGGTTCTGGAGTTCTCCTACCAGGCATTTAACGACGGCGGGGTGCTTCTGGCGACAGCCCGCACCGTGCATGTCGTCGTCGATCGCAACCGTAAACCCGTGACCCTGCCGGCGGAATTTCTTGAGAAGCTGGTTTAA
- a CDS encoding DUF2878 domain-containing protein — protein MLTGTASKLLNVALYQLGWWFCVLGAAWGAPLVGAGLALLPLTAHLLLADSPKPQAALMSVACLIGFIVDSLQQLLGVMTFRPDSFGFLGGCRTIRAEAKIWMFESGFWLL, from the coding sequence ATGCTGACGGGAACGGCGAGCAAACTGCTCAACGTCGCACTTTACCAACTGGGTTGGTGGTTTTGCGTGCTGGGCGCTGCCTGGGGGGCTCCACTGGTCGGCGCCGGCCTGGCGCTGCTGCCGCTGACGGCTCATCTGCTGCTGGCTGATTCTCCCAAACCGCAAGCCGCTCTGATGTCAGTGGCCTGCCTGATCGGCTTCATCGTCGACAGCCTTCAGCAACTGTTGGGCGTTATGACCTTCAGGCCCGATTCGTTTGGCTTTCTAGGAGGCTGTCGGACTATCCGGGCCGAAGCGAAAATTTGGATGTTTGAGTCCGGATTTTGGCTCCTTTGA
- a CDS encoding DUF2878 family protein: MPLWVFIIWAQFATLFHYALFWLRGRYLLGAFCGLLGGPLAYWSGVRLGAADFGAHLLLSLLTLALVWALVTPLLIWLSEKIGGREGYYRFEPTMKIFNFLRRGNSWDRADR; this comes from the coding sequence TTGCCCCTGTGGGTTTTCATCATCTGGGCGCAGTTCGCCACCCTGTTTCATTACGCGCTCTTCTGGCTGAGAGGACGCTACCTCCTCGGAGCGTTTTGTGGACTGCTTGGCGGACCACTGGCCTATTGGAGCGGGGTGCGCCTGGGAGCTGCGGATTTTGGCGCCCATCTGTTGCTCAGTTTGCTGACACTGGCCCTGGTCTGGGCGCTGGTGACCCCGCTGCTGATTTGGCTGAGTGAAAAAATCGGTGGACGCGAGGGTTATTATCGTTTCGAACCAACAATGAAAATCTTCAATTTTTTACGCAGGGGCAATTCTTGGGATCGCGCGGACCGATAG
- a CDS encoding alpha/beta fold hydrolase, translating into MFLYLWGFLLVLSAPSAFAGARSTSQQDPKQASVEGGILVREPIGGSHIFITQAGIGHPQSVVLIHGLGDLASDTWTELIPQLARTYHVVAFDLPGFGRSEKKNLLYSPTYYAEVTKWVVDTFVPNSYSMLGHSMGAAIAMRYASKYPENLEKLILANTAGILHRTVITKTLLQPNISQNAPDLPKHVSQRADLLIGNVIDALNRIPLDIDTLLRNDFLRTTFIGRDPARVAALALVAEDFSPEVFGIQTPTLILWGDRDAVAPLRTAHILRSNLPYSDLQIISETGHVPMLENPQIFNDAVIAYLAESSPKRIRNTSPGSDVGRCNGQENLLFEGSYHSIEIKNCTDVLISNTVSGPISITNSSVNIENSKIIADNIGIIIQDSIITSSGIEIESNIGLEIRRSKCDIAGAFLNTKAKAVDIDDFSSIVFSVSRIRTDQYDRYMHGP; encoded by the coding sequence ATGTTCCTGTACCTCTGGGGATTTTTGCTGGTGCTGAGCGCTCCCTCGGCCTTCGCCGGAGCGCGTTCCACCTCTCAGCAAGATCCGAAGCAAGCAAGCGTCGAGGGCGGAATTCTGGTTCGCGAACCGATTGGCGGCAGCCATATTTTTATCACCCAAGCGGGAATAGGGCATCCTCAAAGCGTAGTTTTAATCCATGGCCTGGGTGATCTGGCTTCGGACACCTGGACTGAGCTCATTCCCCAACTCGCCCGGACCTACCACGTCGTGGCCTTCGATTTGCCGGGATTTGGCCGATCGGAAAAGAAGAACCTTCTTTATTCGCCCACCTATTATGCCGAAGTTACCAAATGGGTGGTGGACACCTTCGTCCCAAACTCCTACTCGATGCTCGGCCATTCCATGGGTGCGGCGATTGCCATGCGCTATGCGTCAAAATATCCGGAAAACCTTGAAAAACTCATTCTTGCCAACACCGCCGGCATTCTTCATCGGACCGTCATCACCAAGACCTTGCTACAACCCAATATATCCCAAAACGCGCCCGACCTCCCGAAACACGTATCGCAACGCGCCGACCTTCTGATCGGCAATGTCATCGATGCCCTAAACCGGATCCCCCTCGACATCGACACTTTATTGCGCAACGATTTTCTCAGAACGACCTTTATAGGCCGGGATCCAGCCCGTGTTGCAGCGCTTGCCTTAGTTGCAGAAGATTTCTCGCCGGAAGTTTTCGGCATTCAAACCCCGACATTAATCCTATGGGGAGACAGAGACGCCGTCGCCCCCCTCAGAACAGCTCACATCCTGCGGTCAAATCTGCCTTACAGCGATCTGCAAATCATATCGGAAACCGGTCACGTCCCTATGTTGGAAAATCCCCAAATTTTTAATGACGCGGTAATCGCATACCTGGCCGAAAGCTCACCGAAGCGCATCCGCAATACTTCTCCAGGCAGCGATGTGGGGCGTTGCAATGGGCAAGAGAATCTGCTTTTTGAGGGATCTTATCATTCGATCGAAATTAAAAACTGCACCGATGTTCTCATTAGCAATACCGTTTCTGGGCCGATTTCAATAACAAACTCATCGGTAAATATTGAAAACAGCAAGATCATTGCAGACAACATCGGCATAATAATTCAGGATTCAATCATCACGTCCAGCGGAATCGAAATCGAGTCGAATATCGGCCTCGAAATCCGCCGCAGCAAATGTGATATTGCAGGAGCCTTTCTCAACACCAAAGCTAAGGCTGTAGATATTGATGATTTTTCTTCTATTGTATTTTCGGTTAGCCGTATTCGAACCGACCAATACGACAGATACATGCACGGACCATGA
- a CDS encoding alpha/beta hydrolase has product MSRLILFPGLGADHRMFSRLKEVGVEFITFPLPEPVAGEGLSEYALRATGTLKLSADDFIGGCSFGSVVATAVSRQVPSRGLILIGGALNGMTLRGFKWLPRIFRPYFPLSLFKPFLRTDQAMHYLFGSDNQAMNDLASAMLADTSDTMLVRGGRMLAVYGEQLKPLCPVFAIHGSMDRVMDPPPVEKCLIVPDAGHGIAYTHADEVATFLKEIQAVPDQGAEF; this is encoded by the coding sequence ATGTCTCGATTGATTCTTTTCCCGGGTTTGGGTGCGGACCACCGGATGTTTTCGCGCTTGAAAGAGGTGGGTGTTGAATTCATAACCTTTCCGTTGCCGGAACCTGTTGCGGGTGAAGGGCTATCCGAATATGCTCTGCGAGCCACCGGCACATTGAAGCTTTCAGCAGATGATTTTATCGGCGGATGTTCTTTTGGAAGCGTCGTGGCGACGGCTGTCTCCAGGCAAGTTCCATCCAGGGGCCTGATTCTGATCGGCGGAGCGCTTAATGGAATGACCTTGCGGGGATTCAAGTGGTTGCCTCGCATCTTTCGGCCCTATTTTCCGCTCTCCTTGTTTAAGCCTTTCCTACGCACCGACCAGGCAATGCACTACTTGTTCGGCTCGGATAATCAGGCCATGAATGATCTGGCTTCTGCCATGCTGGCCGATACCAGCGATACGATGCTGGTGCGCGGAGGTCGCATGTTGGCTGTCTATGGAGAGCAGCTAAAGCCCTTGTGTCCGGTTTTTGCAATTCATGGGAGCATGGATCGCGTCATGGACCCGCCGCCGGTGGAAAAATGCCTCATTGTTCCCGACGCCGGCCATGGCATCGCCTATACCCATGCCGACGAGGTTGCCACCTTTCTAAAGGAAATTCAAGCCGTACCCGATCAGGGCGCGGAATTCTGA
- a CDS encoding thioredoxin domain-containing protein has translation MAKVIFWEKPGCKGNSRQKEILLASGHQLEVRNLLTEPWTARILGSFFGERPVTEWFNPTNPRIKSGEIVPSRIPPHEALEMMVAEPLLIVRPLMQVGNSRLAGFNVQEVHDWIGLAAETIGPRDPKNCPCVKN, from the coding sequence ATGGCCAAAGTGATTTTCTGGGAAAAGCCCGGATGCAAAGGAAACTCGCGGCAAAAGGAGATTCTTTTGGCTTCAGGGCATCAGCTCGAAGTGCGCAACCTGCTCACCGAACCTTGGACTGCAAGGATCTTAGGCAGCTTTTTCGGCGAGCGGCCGGTTACTGAGTGGTTTAATCCCACCAATCCGCGAATCAAGTCGGGCGAAATCGTTCCCTCGCGGATTCCCCCTCATGAAGCCCTTGAGATGATGGTGGCCGAGCCCTTGTTGATTGTAAGGCCGCTGATGCAGGTTGGAAATTCACGGCTTGCAGGCTTTAACGTGCAGGAAGTGCATGATTGGATCGGTCTCGCGGCGGAAACTATCGGTCCGCGCGATCCCAAGAATTGCCCCTGCGTAAAAAATTGA
- the meaB gene encoding methylmalonyl Co-A mutase-associated GTPase MeaB: MSLAEKILQGDIRAAARLMRHVDDGMPGAVEELKRLYPYTGKAYIVGVTGPPGAGKSTLTDKLIEAFRSKNLKVGVVAVDPTSPFSGGAILGDRIRMNRHATDPGVFIRSLGTRGHLGGLSNSANDVVHILDAMGMDVVIVETVGVGQDEVEIVRTAHTTLVVMVPGLGDDIQAIKAGILEIGDIFVVNKADRPDADRTARDLSIMVDMKERSADEWCPPVVMTVAQKSDGLDALVEQVEAHRTYLQAEERLQRHEEEKSRQRFSELLKERLFAQVFSRIDAEDRVKDIVQAVARRNIDPYTAVEEILKSHLR, encoded by the coding sequence GTGTCCCTCGCCGAAAAAATTCTTCAAGGTGATATCCGCGCGGCGGCGCGCCTCATGCGCCATGTCGACGACGGCATGCCGGGGGCGGTCGAAGAACTCAAGCGGCTCTATCCCTACACCGGCAAGGCCTACATCGTCGGGGTTACCGGGCCGCCCGGCGCCGGCAAGTCGACGCTGACCGACAAGCTGATCGAGGCCTTCCGGAGCAAGAACCTCAAAGTAGGGGTGGTCGCCGTCGATCCCACCAGCCCCTTCTCCGGAGGGGCGATTCTGGGCGATCGCATTCGCATGAATCGCCACGCTACGGATCCGGGCGTGTTCATCCGCTCCCTGGGAACGCGCGGGCATCTCGGAGGGCTGTCCAATTCGGCCAACGACGTCGTGCACATTCTCGATGCCATGGGCATGGATGTGGTCATCGTCGAAACCGTCGGGGTTGGGCAGGACGAGGTGGAGATCGTGCGCACCGCCCACACCACCTTGGTGGTGATGGTGCCCGGCCTGGGCGATGACATTCAGGCGATCAAGGCCGGTATTCTCGAAATCGGAGACATTTTCGTCGTCAACAAGGCCGATCGTCCGGATGCCGACCGCACCGCGCGCGACCTCTCCATCATGGTGGACATGAAGGAGCGCTCCGCGGATGAGTGGTGCCCCCCCGTGGTGATGACCGTGGCGCAGAAAAGCGACGGACTGGACGCCCTGGTGGAGCAGGTCGAGGCGCACCGGACCTACCTTCAGGCCGAGGAGCGCCTGCAACGCCACGAGGAAGAAAAGAGCCGACAAAGGTTCAGCGAATTGCTCAAGGAGCGTCTTTTCGCTCAGGTTTTCAGTCGTATCGACGCAGAGGATCGGGTTAAGGACATCGTTCAGGCCGTGGCCCGCCGAAATATCGACCCCTACACGGCGGTCGAGGAAATCCTCAAAAGCCACTTGCGCTGA